The Flavobacterium commune genome contains the following window.
CAATGTTCAGAGCAATAAGTGCGAAAGAAATAATACCAGTTGTGAAAATGCCCATTAAGAGAGCAAAAACTATTTTCTGTTTCATTTAATAGTATTTTTTAATGAATTATATATTTGTGAAATTGATGTTGCTATCTTGCTAAAAAGTAGTAATAAAATATTTTCAACTTTTTTAAATTCTTTTATTTTGCGGTTATTACACTTTTATGTATTGCATTTTCAAACATAGAATAGGCATAATTATTAAGGAATAAAATCATCCCTGCCATTTTTCCAACAAGGTTGCGGAATTTTGGATTCTTTGTATTAATGATTTTTATAATTGCATTCACTATTACAGATGGATCATTTCCTTCTGCCAAACTATTTTTGATGTATTTATTTACTTGTTCCTTATACTGTTTGTATTCTGCAATATTTCCACTTGCCGAAATCATATTAGAACCAATATTTGTTTTCGCCCACATAGGCTGAACCATACTTACTTTTACATTGAATTGACTTACCTCAAAACGCAATGATTTAAAGTATCCCTCCAAGGCGTGTTTTGATGCAGCGTAAACAGAATTATTAGGTAAACCAATCAATCCCATAATTGAGCTAACGGTGATAATTTGTCCACTTTTTTGTTTTCTAAAATGTGGCAATAAAGCGTTTGTTACATTTATTGTTCCCCAAAAATTTGTGTCAAATTGTTTCTTTGCAATTTCTGTTGGTGTTTCTTCCGCAATTCCATTGAGCATATAACCTGCACAGTTTACTAAAACATCTAATGTGTTGGAAGTTTCAAAAAGCTTTTTGGTGAATTGGTTGATAGAAGTTTCATTATCAATATCCAAAGTCAGCATTTTAAAAGGGGTTTGTATTTTTTCAGGGTTTCGACTTGTACCAATTACATTATATCCTTGTTCGTGTAATTTGTTTGCCAACATCAAGCCAAAGCCTGATGATGCACCTGTTATTAAAATTGTTTTTTTCATCTTGAATTTATTAAATGTTTTATATTTTGTTAGTTATTATCAATCTCAATTGTTGGTGGTATCAGTTTATACATTACCGGTGTTACAATTCTTGCCAAAATTGTTGAACTTATAAGCCCACCAATCAATACAATTGCCAGCGGAGATATTTGAGGATTAGAATTTAATGCTAAAGGAATTAAACCACAGATTGCGGTAACTGATGTTAGAACCACTGGAAGGAAACGAGTTTCACCAGCGATAGCAATAGCTTCGTCAATGGATTTTCCTTCTTGTCTTAATTGATTTGTAAAATCAACCAGAAGAAGGGAGTTTTTTACTTGAATTCCAGACAATCCGATGAAGCCGATAATAGAAACCAGTGACATAGGATTTCCTGATGCTATTAAGAATATGACACCTCCAAGAACTCCTAACGGAATAATAGACATCACAATGATGATTCCTTTAAATGTTTTGAATTGTAGTAATAAAACAGCGATGAATAAAAACGTACTCAATATAATTACAGCAAGAAAATTACCTCCCAAGGAATCTCCTTCCGATTCTTTTTCTCCAGATAGTTTGTAATAATATCCTTTTGGCATTTCAAGTTTATCCAGTTTTGGTATAATGTCTACCAACAAATCATTTGCTAAATAACCTTCTTTTGTCATTGCACTAACTTTTGAAAAACGTGATTTGTTAAAGTGGTTTATTGCTGTTGGTGCTGTTTCAAAAGTTATTGTTGCAATTTGATTTAGAGCAATTGGTGTTCCCTGGACATTGTTTACATATAAATTTTTCAGTGCATCAAGATTTGAAAACTTATCCCTAGGTAAAGTAATAGTAACGTTTCTGGCATCACCTCGGTCATCTATATAATCGCCAACAGTTAAACCAGCAACGGCAAGACGAATTACTTTGTCAATTTCACTCGTTAGTACTCCTAATGTTCTTGCTTTTTCTTTATTAATTTTTACTTTAACATCCGTTTTATAGGTGTTTAATTCATTGTTGATGTAAACCGTTCCTTCTTGATTTCTTAAAATAGTCTCTACCTGAGAAGATAATTTACGTAAAACTTCTTGATCTTCGCCAAATAATCGTACTACGATATTGGCTTCCAAAGGTGGCCCTTGTTCAAAATCCTTTACTTCCACTTTAGCATAAGGCATCGTTTTAAATTTTTCACGTAGTTTTTCAATCAGAATGGTTTTGTCTTTAGGTTTTGCTTCGTCTTCCAATTGAACGAAAATTTGAGCAAAATCAGATTTTCTGTCCTGAGGGTGTACGTTGTAGTAAATTTGAGGATTTCCGTGTCCAACGTTTGAGGTGAAATACACAATTTCTTTATGTTTTTTTAACTCAGCTTCTACAATTTTTGTTACTCTGTCACTTTCCGAAATATTGGCTTGAAGTGGCATTTTTATATTAATAAGAAACATTGGTTTTTCTGAAGTTGGGAATAACTTAAATCCAGCTACCGAAAACAATCCAAAAGCGATTACACTTAAAAATATTGAAATGGCAATCGTAGTTTTTGGAAATTTTAGTGCTTTAGGCATGATATTTTTGTACGAATTCGTGAGGAATTTTTGCAAGTACTGAAGAAATATGTTTCCTCCTTCGTGTTCGTGTGTTTTTAAAAATCGACTGCCCAAAAACGGAACCAATGTTAAAGCCACAAGCATAGAAGCCAATACACTGGTGATTACAGCCATAGGTAAACTTCTGATGAATTCACCTGCCATATCTGGAAGAAAAGCCAGTGGTACAAAGGCTATAACCAAAGTAGCCGTAGTACCTACAACAGCAACACCTATTTGCTTTGTACCCTTTAAAACGGCATCCATTTTAGAATGCCCTTCACGAAGCCAACGTTCTATATTTTCTACAACTACAATACTATCATCGACTAATAATCCTAAAGCAACCACTAATCCAACAATACTTAACTGGTTTAAAGAATAGCCTAAAGCATTCATTGCAATTAATCCCAAAGCTAATGATAACGGTATGGAAATCATTACTATACCAGATGCTCTTAATCCTAACGGTACTAATGTGATGACAACCAGAAGAATGGCCAATCCAAAATCAAAACCTAAATGTCCTAAACGCTTAGATACCATATCGGCTTGATCAAAGTTTTTTATTAGTTTGATGTTAGCAGGTAAGTCTTTAGAGAATTCGTCAACTATTGGTAAATATTCTTTCTGAACATCACTAATATTTACATTGTCTTTCATTCCGGCAGTAACTAAAACGCATCGGTATCCATTAATTCTTGTAATGTGATAAGCTACTTCAGATTTATAACTTACTTCCGCTACATCTTTCATATAGATGATTTTTCCATTGGCATTGTAAATAACCGTATTGGCTACATCATCTGCATTTTTGAATTTTCCGCTTGTTTTTACATTGAATATTTTGGTGTCCAAATCAATGCTTCCACCCGGAATATCAGCAGCTTCACTTTGTAAACTTCCCATTACTATATTCAATGGGATTCTTAATTGAGCCAATTTTTCCAAGTTCAAATCCACACGAATTTCCTGTTCCGGAATTCCAGAGTATTTTACATCTTTTAGATTGGTTATTTTTTCAATTTTTGCTTTTAGTTTATCTGCTTCATCTCGTAGCTTTTTGTCGGATGCATTTTCAGAAACCAAAGCTACCTGAAGAATTTTTACATCTGAAGACGAAATTTTCTCCGTTTTGATCTGATAAATATCTTTTGGAAGTTCACTGCTTTTCAGTGCATTCATTTCGGTAGCGATTTCCTGATATTTATTATCAACATCAACTCCGTATTTGAACTTTACCTGAAAAGCGGCTACACCATCTTCTACAGTTGTCAGTATTTTTTCGATGTTTTCTAAGCTGTAAATCTTATTCTCAATAGGTTTTACAACTTGTTCCTCCATATCTTTTGGACTGGTACCGGGATAAATAACCGTAATCAAATATTGTGGTGGATGCGTTGATGGATCTTCTGCACGTGGCATCGTAAATAAGGTAAGAACACCTACTACAGCGACTAACAGCGCTAGAATCAGTGTAAACTGATAATTCTTAACTGAAAAGTTTGTTATCTTCATGACGTTGTTATTTAATTATTTTGATTGTAGATTGTTCGTTTAAATAAGCGCTGTTAGAAATAACTATTTGATCCGTTTTTTGAAGACCATCTTTTATGAATACTTTATTATTTTCAAACTTATTTATTGTAACCGACTGTCTTTTCACCTTGTTATTCTTTACGATAAATACAAAGGCTTTGTTTCCGTCAGCTTCTATAAGTGAATTGTATGGAATTACGATAAGATCTTGTGCTTT
Protein-coding sequences here:
- a CDS encoding efflux RND transporter permease subunit, whose protein sequence is MKITNFSVKNYQFTLILALLVAVVGVLTLFTMPRAEDPSTHPPQYLITVIYPGTSPKDMEEQVVKPIENKIYSLENIEKILTTVEDGVAAFQVKFKYGVDVDNKYQEIATEMNALKSSELPKDIYQIKTEKISSSDVKILQVALVSENASDKKLRDEADKLKAKIEKITNLKDVKYSGIPEQEIRVDLNLEKLAQLRIPLNIVMGSLQSEAADIPGGSIDLDTKIFNVKTSGKFKNADDVANTVIYNANGKIIYMKDVAEVSYKSEVAYHITRINGYRCVLVTAGMKDNVNISDVQKEYLPIVDEFSKDLPANIKLIKNFDQADMVSKRLGHLGFDFGLAILLVVITLVPLGLRASGIVMISIPLSLALGLIAMNALGYSLNQLSIVGLVVALGLLVDDSIVVVENIERWLREGHSKMDAVLKGTKQIGVAVVGTTATLVIAFVPLAFLPDMAGEFIRSLPMAVITSVLASMLVALTLVPFLGSRFLKTHEHEGGNIFLQYLQKFLTNSYKNIMPKALKFPKTTIAISIFLSVIAFGLFSVAGFKLFPTSEKPMFLINIKMPLQANISESDRVTKIVEAELKKHKEIVYFTSNVGHGNPQIYYNVHPQDRKSDFAQIFVQLEDEAKPKDKTILIEKLREKFKTMPYAKVEVKDFEQGPPLEANIVVRLFGEDQEVLRKLSSQVETILRNQEGTVYINNELNTYKTDVKVKINKEKARTLGVLTSEIDKVIRLAVAGLTVGDYIDDRGDARNVTITLPRDKFSNLDALKNLYVNNVQGTPIALNQIATITFETAPTAINHFNKSRFSKVSAMTKEGYLANDLLVDIIPKLDKLEMPKGYYYKLSGEKESEGDSLGGNFLAVIILSTFLFIAVLLLQFKTFKGIIIVMSIIPLGVLGGVIFLIASGNPMSLVSIIGFIGLSGIQVKNSLLLVDFTNQLRQEGKSIDEAIAIAGETRFLPVVLTSVTAICGLIPLALNSNPQISPLAIVLIGGLISSTILARIVTPVMYKLIPPTIEIDNN
- a CDS encoding SDR family oxidoreductase, coding for MKKTILITGASSGFGLMLANKLHEQGYNVIGTSRNPEKIQTPFKMLTLDIDNETSINQFTKKLFETSNTLDVLVNCAGYMLNGIAEETPTEIAKKQFDTNFWGTINVTNALLPHFRKQKSGQIITVSSIMGLIGLPNNSVYAASKHALEGYFKSLRFEVSQFNVKVSMVQPMWAKTNIGSNMISASGNIAEYKQYKEQVNKYIKNSLAEGNDPSVIVNAIIKIINTKNPKFRNLVGKMAGMILFLNNYAYSMFENAIHKSVITAK